Proteins from one Mycobacterium sp. HUMS_12744610 genomic window:
- a CDS encoding homocitrate synthase, with protein MLFSRPVSRSLHRCGATLPRGLREEAGAMSWESLLATYGHTAGPVRLGQWECTDAQRPPGRLGPQARNFRAVIAVGDRIGNSTAAASGPIAALTAMLHERGITVEVLNFHQKRSGGDTVTFVRGTDGARARWALGCSDDPTQSALLAVIACANRLLT; from the coding sequence ATGCTTTTTTCCCGGCCGGTTTCCCGATCTTTGCACCGCTGCGGTGCCACCCTGCCGCGCGGCCTGCGGGAGGAAGCCGGCGCCATGTCCTGGGAGAGCCTTCTCGCGACCTACGGTCACACCGCAGGCCCCGTGCGGCTGGGGCAATGGGAGTGCACCGACGCGCAGCGGCCCCCCGGTCGGCTCGGTCCGCAGGCACGCAACTTCCGGGCCGTGATCGCCGTCGGCGACCGCATCGGCAACTCGACCGCCGCCGCGAGCGGCCCGATCGCGGCCCTCACCGCGATGCTGCACGAACGCGGGATCACCGTGGAGGTCTTGAACTTCCATCAGAAACGGTCGGGCGGCGACACCGTGACCTTCGTCCGCGGCACCGACGGCGCCCGCGCCCGCTGGGCACTGGGCTGTTCGGACGATCCGACGCAGTCGGCGCTGCTCGCCGTGATCGCCTGCGCCAACCGGCTCCTCACCTGA
- a CDS encoding thiolase family protein: MMYFEKDAIVSGIGISRIGRRTGIAGPELTLEAVRAAISDAGLQADDIDGIATLGDTPPGVVNAELRIAAADCGSGFGTGGLLSPVMSGCRAVAERRARHVVVYRTVQMLGGTVPVQQQGDEAPAPPLARMFDAPDGAPRPAVGPMDDVNDLIAAHAYSAANWLALNCRRHMELYGTTKEQLGWVALNARRNAARNPLAVYREPMTMADYLGARPVSTPFGLLDCDVPIDGSVAVVVSNAEYARDCPHRAVSVEAIGGSDGAGGWFHRDDYPKMAMSDAAAQMWSRTELTPADLDVAQLYDGFTFLTIAWLEALGICGDGEAGPFVDGGVRIARDGTLPLNTYGGQLSAGRMHGYWALHEGCLQLRGEAGERQVAQRPEVGVVSVGGGPVAGCMLLTC; the protein is encoded by the coding sequence ATGATGTATTTCGAGAAAGACGCGATCGTGTCCGGCATCGGCATCTCCCGGATCGGGCGCCGCACCGGCATCGCCGGGCCGGAGCTGACGCTGGAGGCGGTCCGGGCGGCCATCTCCGACGCCGGTCTGCAGGCGGACGACATCGACGGGATCGCGACCCTGGGCGACACCCCGCCGGGCGTCGTCAACGCCGAACTGCGGATCGCCGCCGCCGACTGCGGATCCGGTTTCGGCACCGGTGGGCTGCTCAGTCCGGTGATGTCGGGCTGTCGCGCGGTCGCCGAGCGGCGGGCCCGCCACGTCGTGGTGTACCGGACGGTCCAGATGCTCGGCGGGACGGTCCCGGTGCAGCAGCAGGGGGACGAGGCTCCCGCCCCGCCGCTGGCGCGGATGTTCGACGCGCCCGACGGGGCGCCGCGGCCGGCGGTCGGCCCGATGGACGACGTCAACGACCTGATCGCCGCGCACGCCTACTCAGCCGCGAACTGGCTGGCGCTGAACTGCCGCCGCCACATGGAGCTCTACGGCACCACCAAAGAGCAGCTGGGCTGGGTCGCGCTCAACGCCCGGCGCAACGCGGCGCGCAATCCCCTTGCGGTGTACCGCGAACCGATGACGATGGCCGACTACCTGGGCGCGCGCCCGGTGTCGACGCCGTTCGGGCTGCTGGACTGCGACGTGCCGATCGACGGATCGGTCGCGGTGGTGGTGTCGAACGCGGAGTACGCCCGCGACTGCCCGCACCGGGCGGTGTCGGTGGAGGCGATCGGCGGGTCCGACGGCGCCGGCGGCTGGTTCCACCGCGACGACTACCCGAAGATGGCCATGTCGGATGCCGCGGCCCAGATGTGGTCGCGCACCGAGTTGACGCCCGCCGATCTCGACGTCGCGCAGTTGTACGACGGGTTCACGTTCCTGACGATCGCCTGGCTGGAGGCCCTCGGAATCTGCGGCGACGGCGAGGCCGGGCCGTTCGTCGACGGCGGGGTGCGGATCGCCCGCGACGGTACGCTGCCGCTCAACACCTACGGCGGCCAGCTCTCGGCGGGGCGCATGCACGGCTACTGGGCGCTGCACGAAGGCTGCCTGCAGCTGCGCGGCGAGGCGGGGGAGCGGCAGGTGGCGCAGCGCCCCGAGGTCGGGGTGGTCTCCGTGGGCGGTGGTCCGGTCGCGGGGTGCATGTTGCTGACCTGCTGA
- a CDS encoding FadR/GntR family transcriptional regulator, which yields MSAAVGQSDKLASRIARDIEADVVRRGWPIGESLGSEQALQQRFRVSRSVLREAVRLVEHHQVARMRRGPGGGLLVCEPDAGPATRAVVIYLEYLGTTLGDLLNARRVLEPLAASLAADCIDEAGIARLRAVLRAEEHWKPGLPTPRDEFHVALAERSKNPVLQLFVDVLIRLTARYARAARTDSADEAIEAIEHMHGDHSEISAAVTAGDAARAKALSERHVERVTAWLQEHHPAGGAGRGTRAAHARRLDTQAPRGKLAEGLAATIGDDIAASGWHVGSVFGTETALLERYGVSRAVLREAVRLLEHHSIARMRRGPGGGLVVTTPQARASIDTIALYLQYRKPSREDLRCVREAIEIDNVARVVQGRARPEVSAFLNAQSAIGQGATGDVGLVAVEEFRFHVGLAQLAGNALLDLFLRIIVELFQRHWSSNTGRPPPTWGDVVAVEHAHLRILQAVAAGDDSLARYRLRRHLDAAASWWL from the coding sequence GTGAGCGCAGCGGTCGGCCAGTCCGACAAACTGGCTTCGAGAATCGCCCGCGACATCGAGGCGGACGTCGTTCGCCGCGGCTGGCCGATCGGGGAGTCCCTGGGCTCCGAACAGGCACTCCAGCAACGCTTTCGGGTGAGCCGATCGGTGCTGCGCGAGGCGGTTCGTCTCGTCGAGCACCACCAGGTCGCCCGGATGCGACGCGGACCGGGCGGCGGGCTGCTGGTCTGCGAGCCCGACGCCGGGCCCGCGACCCGGGCCGTCGTGATCTATCTGGAATACCTGGGCACCACGCTGGGCGACCTGCTCAACGCGCGCCGGGTCCTGGAGCCGCTGGCGGCCTCGCTTGCCGCCGACTGCATAGACGAGGCCGGGATCGCGCGGCTGCGAGCGGTGCTGCGCGCCGAAGAGCACTGGAAGCCGGGCCTGCCCACGCCCCGCGACGAATTCCACGTCGCGCTCGCGGAGCGGTCGAAGAACCCGGTGCTGCAACTGTTCGTCGACGTTCTGATCAGGCTCACCGCGCGCTACGCGCGCGCGGCGCGCACGGACTCGGCGGATGAGGCCATCGAAGCGATCGAGCACATGCACGGCGACCACTCCGAGATTTCCGCCGCCGTCACCGCGGGCGACGCGGCCCGGGCCAAGGCGCTCAGCGAGCGCCACGTGGAACGGGTGACCGCCTGGTTGCAGGAGCATCATCCCGCCGGCGGCGCCGGCCGTGGCACCCGAGCCGCACACGCGCGCAGGCTCGACACCCAGGCGCCGCGCGGCAAGTTGGCCGAGGGGCTGGCGGCCACCATCGGCGACGACATCGCCGCCAGCGGGTGGCACGTCGGCTCGGTCTTCGGAACCGAGACGGCGCTGCTGGAACGCTACGGCGTGAGCCGGGCGGTGCTGCGCGAAGCGGTGCGGCTGCTCGAACACCATTCGATCGCACGGATGCGCCGCGGACCCGGCGGCGGGCTGGTCGTGACCACGCCGCAGGCGCGGGCCAGCATCGACACCATCGCGCTGTACCTGCAATACCGCAAGCCGAGCCGCGAGGACCTGCGCTGCGTCCGCGAAGCCATCGAGATCGACAACGTGGCCAGGGTGGTGCAGGGCCGCGCCCGGCCCGAGGTGTCGGCCTTCCTGAACGCGCAGAGCGCCATCGGACAGGGAGCGACCGGGGACGTCGGCCTGGTCGCCGTCGAGGAGTTCCGGTTCCATGTCGGCCTGGCGCAGCTGGCCGGGAACGCGCTGCTCGACCTGTTCCTGCGGATCATCGTCGAACTGTTCCAGCGGCACTGGTCGAGCAACACCGGCCGGCCGCCGCCGACATGGGGTGATGTCGTCGCCGTCGAACACGCCCACCTGCGGATTCTGCAGGCGGTCGCGGCGGGCGACGACAGCCTGGCCCGCTACCGTCTCCGGCGCCATCTCGATGCCGCCGCGTCCTGGTGGCTGTAG
- a CDS encoding acyl-CoA dehydrogenase, which produces MAIALTDDHRELAEVARAFLTSQKARWAAGSLLDAPDEARPGFWPNLVELGWLGLHIDEEHGGSGYGLPELVVVVEELGRAVAPGPFVPTVIASAVIAKDGTAAQKSRLLPGLIDGTVTAGIGLDGRVRFENGVAEGEAGIVLGAGLAELLLIAAGDDVLLLERDRAGVSVEVPENLDPTRRSGRVRLQNVSITADDVVAGGRESALARARTLLAAEAVGGASDCVESAVDYAKVRQQFGRTIATFQAVKHHCANMLVGAESGVAAVWDASRAAAEDEAQFRLAAAVAAALAFPAYARNAELNIQVHGGIGFTWEHDAHLHLRRALVSAALFGGDAPPCDVLERTAAGVTRENSLDLPPEAEELRTHIRADAAEIAALDDKAQRDKLIETGYVMPHWPKPWGRAADAVEQLVIEEEFRAAGIKRPDYSITGWVILTLIQHGTEWQIERFVEKALRQEEIWCQLFSEPEAGSDAASVKTRAVRVDGGWKINGQKVWTSGAQYCARGLATVRTDPDAPKHAGITTVIIDMKGPGVEVRPLRQITGGSEFNEVFFNDVFVPDEDVVGTPNSGWTVARATLGNERVSIGGGSGAFYGGLAPTLVQLAGQSGDRLAGAKARVGRFLAEDHALRLLNLRRAARSVEGAGPGPEGNITKLKLADHMIEGAAIWAALVGPEVALTDGPGAVVGRMAMGARGMAIAGGTSEVTRNQIAERILGMPRDPLIN; this is translated from the coding sequence ATGGCTATCGCACTGACCGACGACCACCGCGAGCTCGCCGAGGTGGCGCGCGCGTTCCTCACCTCGCAGAAGGCGCGCTGGGCGGCGGGGTCGCTGCTCGACGCCCCCGACGAGGCGCGGCCGGGATTCTGGCCGAACCTGGTCGAACTCGGGTGGCTCGGGCTGCACATCGACGAGGAGCACGGCGGGTCGGGCTACGGGTTGCCCGAACTCGTGGTGGTGGTCGAGGAACTCGGGCGCGCGGTCGCGCCGGGACCCTTCGTCCCGACCGTGATCGCCTCGGCGGTGATCGCCAAGGACGGCACCGCCGCGCAGAAGTCGCGGCTGCTGCCCGGCCTGATCGACGGAACCGTCACCGCGGGCATCGGCCTGGACGGTCGGGTGCGGTTCGAAAACGGTGTCGCCGAGGGCGAGGCCGGGATCGTGCTGGGGGCCGGGCTGGCCGAGCTGTTGCTGATCGCCGCCGGTGACGACGTCCTGCTGCTGGAGCGCGACCGCGCCGGGGTGTCGGTCGAGGTCCCGGAGAATCTGGACCCGACCCGGCGGTCGGGACGCGTCCGCCTGCAGAACGTGAGCATCACCGCCGACGACGTGGTGGCGGGCGGGCGGGAATCCGCGCTGGCCCGGGCCCGGACGCTGCTGGCCGCCGAGGCGGTGGGCGGGGCGTCGGACTGCGTCGAGTCCGCCGTCGACTACGCGAAGGTGCGCCAGCAGTTCGGCCGCACCATCGCGACTTTCCAAGCGGTCAAGCACCATTGCGCGAACATGCTGGTCGGCGCCGAGTCCGGCGTCGCCGCGGTGTGGGACGCCTCGCGCGCGGCAGCCGAGGACGAGGCGCAGTTCAGGCTGGCCGCCGCGGTCGCGGCGGCGCTGGCCTTCCCGGCCTACGCGCGCAACGCCGAGCTCAACATCCAGGTACACGGCGGGATCGGCTTCACCTGGGAGCACGACGCGCATCTGCACCTGCGCCGGGCGCTGGTGAGTGCGGCCCTGTTCGGCGGTGACGCGCCGCCGTGCGACGTCTTGGAGCGCACCGCGGCCGGGGTGACCCGGGAGAACAGCCTGGACCTGCCGCCCGAAGCCGAAGAGCTGCGTACCCACATCCGCGCCGACGCCGCCGAGATCGCGGCGCTGGACGACAAGGCGCAGCGCGACAAGCTGATCGAGACCGGCTACGTGATGCCACACTGGCCCAAGCCCTGGGGCCGCGCCGCCGACGCCGTCGAGCAACTGGTGATCGAGGAGGAGTTCCGCGCCGCGGGCATCAAGCGCCCCGACTACTCGATCACCGGGTGGGTCATCCTGACTTTGATTCAGCACGGAACCGAGTGGCAGATCGAGAGATTCGTCGAGAAGGCGCTGCGCCAGGAAGAGATCTGGTGCCAGCTGTTCTCCGAGCCCGAGGCCGGCTCGGACGCCGCGTCGGTCAAGACCCGCGCGGTCCGGGTGGACGGCGGCTGGAAGATCAACGGGCAGAAGGTGTGGACCAGCGGCGCCCAGTACTGCGCCCGCGGCCTGGCCACCGTGCGCACCGATCCCGACGCGCCCAAGCACGCCGGCATCACCACCGTGATCATCGACATGAAGGGTCCCGGGGTCGAGGTGCGGCCGCTGCGGCAGATCACCGGCGGCTCGGAGTTCAACGAGGTGTTCTTCAACGACGTCTTCGTCCCCGACGAGGACGTCGTCGGCACGCCCAACTCGGGGTGGACGGTCGCGCGCGCCACGCTGGGCAACGAGCGGGTCAGCATCGGCGGCGGCAGCGGGGCGTTCTACGGCGGGCTGGCCCCCACTTTGGTGCAGCTGGCCGGGCAGAGCGGGGACCGGTTGGCGGGCGCGAAGGCCCGGGTGGGTCGGTTCCTGGCTGAGGATCACGCCCTGCGGTTGCTGAACCTGCGGCGCGCGGCCCGCAGCGTCGAAGGGGCCGGTCCCGGCCCGGAGGGCAACATCACCAAGCTCAAGCTGGCCGACCACATGATCGAGGGCGCCGCGATCTGGGCCGCGCTGGTGGGACCCGAGGTCGCGCTGACCGACGGGCCCGGCGCGGTCGTCGGCCGGATGGCGATGGGCGCGCGCGGCATGGCCATCGCGGGCGGTACCTCGGAGGTCACCCGCAACCAGATCGCCGAGCGGATCCTCGGCATGCCGCGCGACCCGCTGATCAACTAG
- a CDS encoding cytochrome P450, producing the protein MVATISTPHYLLDQARRRFTPSINNFPGMGLVERKLLNTQFPEHKLADPPPGSGLKPVLGDSGLPLVGHLIEMLRGGPDYLMFMYRTKGPVIFGDSAAMPAVAALGPDAAQVIYSNRNKDYSQQGWVPVIGPFFHRGLMLLDFEEHLYHRRIMQEAFTRSRLASYVEQMDKVVSQVIVDDWVVNDARFLLYPAMKELTLNIASMVFMGHEPGTDHDLVTKVNKAFTVTTRAGNAIIRTPVPPFTWWRGIKARELLENYFRERVAEQRGKDGNDLLSVLCQSADEDGNKFTDEDIVNHMIFLMMAAHDTSTSTATTMIYHLAGNPEWQERCRDESNRLGDGPLDIESLEKLESLDLVMNEAIRLVTPVQWAMRQTVRDTDLLGHYIPKGTNVIAYPGLNHRLPELWTDPMRFDPDRFTEPRNEHKRHRYAFSPFGGGAHKCIGSVFGTLEIKTILHRLLRRYRLELPRPGYRAEWDYGGMPVPKDGMPIMLRPL; encoded by the coding sequence ATGGTCGCCACCATCAGCACCCCGCACTACCTGCTCGACCAGGCGCGGCGCCGCTTCACCCCGTCGATCAACAACTTTCCCGGCATGGGCCTGGTCGAGCGCAAGCTGCTGAACACCCAGTTCCCGGAGCACAAGCTGGCCGACCCACCGCCCGGCAGCGGACTCAAACCGGTGCTCGGCGACTCCGGGCTGCCGTTGGTCGGGCACCTCATCGAGATGTTGCGCGGCGGACCGGACTACCTGATGTTCATGTACCGGACCAAGGGTCCCGTCATCTTCGGGGACTCGGCGGCCATGCCGGCCGTCGCGGCACTGGGGCCCGACGCCGCCCAGGTCATCTACTCCAACCGCAACAAGGACTACTCCCAGCAGGGCTGGGTCCCGGTGATCGGGCCGTTCTTCCACCGGGGGCTGATGCTGCTCGACTTCGAGGAGCACCTGTACCACCGCCGCATCATGCAGGAGGCGTTCACCCGCTCGCGGCTGGCCAGTTACGTCGAGCAGATGGACAAGGTCGTCTCGCAGGTGATCGTCGACGACTGGGTGGTCAACGACGCGCGCTTCCTGCTGTACCCCGCGATGAAGGAACTGACCCTCAACATCGCCTCGATGGTGTTCATGGGCCACGAGCCGGGCACCGACCACGACCTGGTGACCAAGGTGAACAAGGCGTTCACGGTCACCACGCGCGCGGGCAACGCGATCATCCGCACCCCGGTACCGCCGTTCACCTGGTGGCGGGGCATCAAGGCGCGCGAGCTGCTGGAGAACTACTTCCGCGAGCGAGTCGCCGAACAGCGCGGCAAGGACGGCAACGACCTGTTGTCGGTGTTGTGCCAGAGCGCCGACGAGGACGGCAACAAGTTCACCGACGAGGACATCGTCAACCACATGATCTTCCTGATGATGGCCGCGCACGACACCTCGACGTCGACCGCGACGACGATGATCTATCACTTGGCCGGCAACCCGGAATGGCAGGAACGCTGCCGCGACGAGTCCAACCGGCTCGGCGACGGGCCGCTCGACATCGAATCGCTCGAAAAGCTCGAGTCGCTCGACCTGGTGATGAACGAGGCGATCCGGCTCGTCACGCCGGTGCAGTGGGCGATGCGCCAGACCGTCCGCGACACCGACCTGCTGGGCCACTACATCCCCAAGGGCACCAACGTCATCGCCTATCCCGGGCTGAACCACCGGCTGCCCGAATTGTGGACCGACCCAATGAGATTCGACCCCGACCGGTTCACGGAGCCGCGCAACGAGCACAAGCGGCACCGCTACGCCTTCTCGCCGTTCGGCGGCGGCGCGCACAAGTGCATCGGGTCCGTGTTCGGGACGCTGGAAATCAAGACGATCCTGCACCGCCTGTTGCGCAGGTATCGGCTCGAACTGCCCCGCCCCGGATATCGGGCCGAGTGGGACTACGGCGGCATGCCGGTGCCCAAGGACGGCATGCCGATCATGCTGCGCCCGCTCTGA
- a CDS encoding TetR/AcrR family transcriptional regulator has product MGTDAADPQPGPAPQRRGDKQRQAILQATRELLQERPFAELSVATISARAGVARSGFYFYFDSKYSVLAQIVADATEELEELTQYFAPRQPGESPERFAKRMVGSAAAVYVHNDPVMTACNAARYTDAEIRDILEQQFEVVLREIVAIVEAEIQAGTAHPISDDIPTLVRTLAGTTALALTGDPVMVGPEDDVNRRVAVLEGLWLAALWGGGHP; this is encoded by the coding sequence ATGGGCACCGACGCCGCCGATCCGCAGCCGGGGCCGGCCCCGCAGCGGCGTGGAGACAAGCAAAGGCAGGCGATCCTGCAGGCCACGCGCGAACTGTTGCAGGAAAGACCGTTCGCGGAACTGTCGGTCGCCACGATCAGCGCCCGGGCCGGGGTGGCGCGATCCGGTTTCTACTTCTACTTCGACTCCAAATACTCGGTGCTCGCCCAGATCGTGGCCGACGCCACCGAGGAACTCGAGGAACTCACCCAGTACTTCGCGCCCCGCCAGCCCGGGGAGTCGCCGGAGCGGTTCGCCAAGCGGATGGTCGGCAGCGCCGCCGCCGTGTACGTGCACAACGACCCGGTGATGACGGCCTGTAACGCCGCCCGCTACACCGACGCCGAGATCCGCGACATCCTCGAGCAGCAGTTCGAGGTGGTGTTGCGCGAGATCGTCGCGATCGTCGAGGCCGAGATCCAGGCCGGGACCGCGCACCCGATCAGCGACGACATCCCGACCCTGGTGCGCACCCTGGCGGGCACCACCGCGCTCGCTTTGACCGGCGACCCCGTCATGGTCGGCCCCGAGGACGACGTGAACCGGCGGGTGGCGGTGCTCGAGGGGCTGTGGCTGGCCGCGCTGTGGGGTGGCGGCCACCCGTGA
- a CDS encoding SDR family NAD(P)-dependent oxidoreductase, with protein MEINGKKVVVIGGASGMGRATAELLAQRGAQVAVLDRENSDGKNVADGLGGAFYPVDVTDFTGTEQTLQSAVDKLGGLHVVVTTAGGGIAKRTLTKDGPHDLESFQSVVDLNLIATFNISRLAAAHMAKNDPEDEERGVIINTASIAAFEGQIGQIAYTAAKAGIAGMCLTMARDLGSLGIRVLAIAPSLFLTGITSMVPDEMATALVKDAAFPKRMGRPIEYAKLAAAIVDNPMLNGQCIRLDAGQRFAPK; from the coding sequence ATGGAGATCAACGGAAAGAAGGTCGTCGTCATCGGCGGCGCGTCGGGGATGGGCCGCGCCACCGCCGAACTGCTGGCGCAGCGCGGCGCCCAGGTCGCGGTCCTGGACCGGGAGAACTCCGACGGCAAGAACGTGGCCGACGGGCTCGGCGGCGCGTTCTATCCCGTCGACGTCACCGACTTCACCGGCACCGAGCAGACCCTGCAGAGCGCCGTCGACAAGCTGGGCGGCCTGCACGTCGTGGTGACGACCGCCGGTGGCGGCATCGCCAAGCGGACGCTGACCAAGGACGGCCCGCACGACCTCGAATCCTTCCAGTCCGTCGTCGATCTCAACCTCATCGCCACGTTCAACATCAGCCGCCTGGCCGCCGCGCACATGGCCAAGAACGACCCCGAGGACGAGGAGCGCGGCGTCATCATCAACACCGCGTCGATCGCGGCCTTCGAGGGCCAGATCGGGCAGATCGCCTACACCGCCGCCAAGGCCGGGATCGCGGGCATGTGCCTGACGATGGCCCGCGACCTGGGGTCGCTGGGCATCCGGGTGCTGGCGATCGCCCCGAGCCTGTTCCTGACCGGGATCACCTCCATGGTTCCCGACGAGATGGCGACCGCCCTGGTCAAGGACGCGGCATTCCCCAAGCGGATGGGCCGGCCCATCGAGTACGCGAAGCTGGCGGCGGCCATCGTGGACAACCCGATGCTCAACGGCCAGTGCATCCGGCTGGACGCCGGGCAGCGGTTCGCGCCCAAGTAG
- a CDS encoding anti-sigma factor RsbA family regulatory protein — MIESGIAEVSLDMGYEREGFVHSALLYRSERECRELVARFVADGLAAGEPVLVAMPDGNLATLRDELCGGAYPTRTGLRLADIAETARNPSRFLAVAGSFAEEHADRRVRIVSQLAWPGRTNDEFVACTQHEALVNGVFEGSRVTGLCLYDAHRLGDDVLAGARATHPLLWRCGALHPSADYAPDDALASCNQPLSTDPGAVTYTVRTSEDLRPARSFAVDYAGWMGLSRDGIEDLQLVATELATNSLMYTDGACRLSFWREAEHLVCEARDSGRLEDPLAGRLNPGSTGPASRGLFLVNAISDLVRTHTTSSGTTIQAYLRCEPSPRSTG, encoded by the coding sequence TTGATCGAAAGCGGGATCGCCGAGGTGTCCTTGGACATGGGGTACGAACGAGAGGGTTTCGTTCACTCCGCGCTCCTGTACCGATCCGAGCGGGAGTGCCGGGAGCTCGTCGCCCGCTTCGTCGCCGACGGGCTGGCGGCCGGCGAGCCCGTGCTGGTCGCCATGCCAGACGGCAACCTGGCGACGCTGCGCGACGAACTGTGCGGCGGAGCCTACCCGACGCGGACCGGGCTGCGCCTGGCCGACATCGCCGAGACCGCGCGCAACCCGAGCCGGTTCCTGGCGGTCGCGGGTTCCTTCGCCGAGGAACACGCGGACCGCCGGGTGCGGATCGTCAGCCAGCTTGCCTGGCCCGGCCGCACAAACGACGAGTTCGTCGCCTGCACGCAACACGAGGCGCTGGTCAACGGGGTGTTCGAGGGCAGCCGGGTGACCGGGCTGTGCCTGTACGACGCGCACCGGCTCGGCGACGACGTCCTGGCCGGCGCCCGTGCCACCCACCCGCTGCTGTGGCGCTGCGGTGCGCTGCACCCCAGCGCCGACTATGCGCCCGACGACGCGTTGGCGAGCTGCAACCAGCCGCTCAGCACCGATCCGGGAGCCGTCACCTACACGGTCCGGACGTCGGAGGATCTACGGCCCGCACGGTCCTTCGCCGTCGACTACGCCGGCTGGATGGGGCTGTCTCGGGACGGCATCGAGGATCTGCAGCTGGTCGCCACCGAACTGGCCACCAACAGCCTCATGTACACCGACGGCGCCTGCCGGTTGTCCTTCTGGCGGGAAGCCGAGCACCTGGTCTGTGAGGCGCGCGACAGCGGGCGGCTGGAGGACCCGCTGGCCGGGCGGCTCAACCCGGGCTCCACCGGCCCCGCCAGTCGCGGACTGTTCCTGGTCAATGCCATATCCGACCTGGTGCGTACCCACACCACCTCGAGCGGCACGACGATCCAGGCCTACCTGCGGTGCGAGCCCTCGCCGCGGTCGACCGGATGA
- a CDS encoding Zn-ribbon domain-containing OB-fold protein, which yields MSAELLIEHCVACARWVHPPSGECRDCGAPLVARPVSGRGTVFTYTVNHHPYNPEIPTPYVIAIVELAGQSGLRVASNIVGCEPDSVACGMSVDLRPERGSGGAPVFAPA from the coding sequence GTGTCGGCCGAGTTGCTCATCGAACATTGCGTCGCCTGCGCGCGCTGGGTACATCCGCCGAGCGGCGAATGTCGCGACTGCGGCGCCCCGCTGGTCGCCCGGCCGGTCTCCGGCCGCGGGACGGTGTTCACCTATACGGTCAACCACCATCCGTACAACCCCGAGATCCCGACGCCGTACGTGATCGCCATCGTTGAGCTCGCCGGGCAGAGCGGGTTGCGTGTGGCCTCCAACATCGTTGGCTGCGAACCGGATTCGGTGGCGTGCGGGATGAGCGTGGACCTCCGCCCGGAGCGGGGCAGCGGCGGCGCCCCGGTGTTCGCGCCGGCCTGA
- a CDS encoding SDR family oxidoreductase: MAHSASGGYFTQKRCLVTGAASGIGRATALRLAADGAELYLTDRNADGLELTVADTRALGARVPEHRALDVTDYDAVAAFAADVHAAHPSMDVVMNVAGVSAWGTVDRLTHEQWDKMIAINLMGPIHVIEAFVPPMVAAGRGGRLVNISSAAGLVALPWHAAYSASKYGLRGLSEVLRFDLARHRIGVSVVVPGAVRTPLIDTVEIAGVDREDPRVARWVERFGGHAVSPERAAEKIVAGVAKNRYLIYTSADIRALYAFKRFAWWPYSVAMRAVNLGFTRALRPAPAPRPGFGSNSG, encoded by the coding sequence ATGGCGCACAGCGCATCCGGGGGGTATTTCACGCAGAAGCGGTGTCTGGTCACCGGCGCGGCCAGCGGCATCGGCCGCGCGACCGCCCTGCGGCTGGCCGCCGACGGCGCGGAGCTCTATTTGACCGACCGCAACGCCGACGGCCTCGAGCTCACCGTCGCCGACACGCGCGCGCTGGGCGCGCGCGTGCCCGAGCACCGCGCCCTGGACGTCACCGACTATGACGCGGTCGCGGCGTTCGCCGCCGACGTGCACGCCGCGCACCCGAGCATGGACGTCGTGATGAACGTCGCCGGGGTGTCGGCCTGGGGCACCGTGGACCGGCTGACCCACGAGCAGTGGGACAAGATGATCGCGATCAACCTGATGGGCCCGATCCACGTCATCGAGGCGTTCGTCCCGCCGATGGTCGCGGCCGGGCGGGGTGGGCGCCTGGTGAACATCTCCTCGGCGGCCGGACTGGTCGCGCTGCCCTGGCATGCCGCCTACAGCGCCAGCAAGTACGGGCTGCGCGGCCTTTCCGAGGTGCTGCGCTTCGACCTGGCCCGCCATCGCATCGGGGTGTCGGTCGTGGTGCCGGGCGCGGTGCGCACCCCGTTGATCGACACGGTCGAGATCGCCGGCGTCGACCGCGAAGACCCCAGGGTCGCCCGCTGGGTCGAGCGCTTCGGCGGGCACGCCGTGTCGCCGGAACGGGCGGCCGAGAAGATCGTCGCGGGGGTCGCCAAGAACCGGTACCTGATCTACACGTCGGCGGACATCCGGGCGCTATATGCGTTCAAGCGATTCGCCTGGTGGCCCTACAGCGTGGCGATGCGCGCGGTGAACCTGGGGTTCACGCGCGCGCTGCGGCCCGCGCCGGCGCCCCGGCCGGGGTTCGGGTCGAATTCCGGATAA